A single window of Gossypium arboreum isolate Shixiya-1 chromosome 13, ASM2569848v2, whole genome shotgun sequence DNA harbors:
- the LOC108479381 gene encoding transcriptional corepressor LEUNIG-like isoform X1: protein MSQTNWEADKMLDVYIHDYLVKRDLKASAQAFQAEGKVSSDPVAIDAPGGFLFEWWSVFWDIFIARTNEKHSEVAASYIETQLIKAREQQQQQQQQQPQHQHQQQQQQQQLQMQQLLLQRHAQQQQQQQQQQQQQQQQQQQQQQQQQQQQQQQQQQQQQQQQQQQQQQQQQQQQQQQQPPQQSQQAQQPQQRRDGSQLLNGNTNGLVGNDTLIRQPAGTANAMATKMYEERLKLPHQRDSLDDAAMKQRYGDNVGQLLDPNHASILKPAAATGPPSGQVLHGTTGGMSPQVQARSQQLPGTTPDIKSEMNPVLNPRAAGPDGSLMGIPGSNQGGNNLTLKGWPLTGLDQLRGGILQPQKSFMQAPQPFHQLQMLTPQHQQLMLAQQNLTSPSGSDDNRRLRMLLNNNRTMGLGKDGLSNSVGDVVPNVSSLQAGSPLMPRGDTDILMKLKLAQLHQQQQQQQQLQQQQQQNSNSQQQQLQQHALSNQQSQSSNPSLHQQDKVGGGGSVTVDGSMSNSFRGNDQVSKNQNGRKRKQPVSSSGPANSSGTANTAGPSPSSAPSTPSTHTPGDVISMPAMPHSGSSSKPLMMFGAEGAGTLASPSNQLWDDKDLELQAEMDRFVEDGSLDDNVESFLSHDDTDPRDAVGRCMDVTKGFTFMEVNSVRASSSKVTCCHFSSDGKLLATGGHDKKAVLWYTDTLKLKSTLEEHSCLITDVRFSPSMSRLATSSFDKTVRVWEADSPGYSLRTFGGHSGNVMSLDFHPTKDDLICSCDGDGEIRYWSINNGSCARAFKGGTAPGTAQLRFQPRLGKYLAAAAENVVSILDTETQTCRHSLQQGHTKLIHSVCWDPSGELLASVSEDAVRVWSFASGSEGECVHELSCNGNKFHSCVFHPSFQSLLVIGCYQSLELWNMSENKTMTLSAHEGLIAALAVSPVTRLVSSASHDKFVKLWK from the exons ATGTCTCAAACCAACTGGGAAGCCGATAAAAt GTTAGATGTATATATCCATGATTATTTAGTAAAGAGGGATTTAAAGGCTTCAGCTCAGGCTTTTCAAGCTGAAGGGAAAGTATCATCGGATCCTGTAG CTATCGATGCACCTGGAGGTTTTCTCTTTGAATGGTGGTCTGTTTTTTGGGATATATTCATTGCCAGGACTAATGAGAAGCATTCAGAGGTTGCTGCATCTTATATTGAG ACTCAATTGATTAAAGCACGGGAGCAGCAACAACAGCAACAGCAGCAGCAACCTCAACATCAACATCAACAGCAACAGCAACAGCAACAACTGCAGATGCAACAGCTTTTATTGCAGAGGCATGCCCAACAACAGCAACAACAGCAGCAACAACAGCAGCAACAACAGCAGCAGCAACAGCAACAGCAGCAGCAGCAACAGCAACAACAGCAACAACAGCAGCAACAGCAGCAACAACAGCAGCAACAGCAGCAACAACAGCAGCAACAACAGCAACAGCAACAGCAGCAGCAGCCACCACAGCAGTCCCAGCAGGCACAACAGCCTCAGCAACGAAGGGACGGGTCTCAGCTCCTAAATGGCAATACAAATGGACTTGTTGGAAACGACACTCTCATACGTCAGCCTGCTGGAACTGCTAATGCCATGGCGACTAAGATGTATGAGGAAAGACTAAAATTGCCACATCAAAGGGATTCTTTGGATGATGCAGCTATGAAG CAAAGGTACGGTGACAATGTCGGCCAGCTCTTGGATCCAAATCATGCCTCGATATTGAAGCCTGCAGCTGCAACTGGTCCACCTTCCGG gcAAGTATTGCATGGTACAACTGGTGGTATGTCTCCGCAAGTTCAAGCTCGGAGTCAGCAATTGCCAGGAACAACACCG GATATAAAGAGTGAGATGAATCCAGTATTGAATCCTAGAGCTGCTGGTCCCGATGGATCTTTAATGGGAATTCCAG GGTCAAATCAAGGTGGTAATAATTTAACTTTGAAAGGATGGCCATTAACA GGACTGGACCAACTGCGCGGTGGGATCCTTCAGCCGCAAAAGTCTTTTATGCAAGCTCCTCAGCCCTTTCATCAACTTCAGATGTTGACACCACAGCACCAGCAACTCATGCTTGCTCAGCAGAATCTGACATCACCATCTGGCAGTGATGATAATAGAAGATTGAGAATGCTATTGAATAATAATCGGACCATGGGCCTCGGAAAGGATGGCCTTTCTAATTCTGTTGGTGATGTGGTTCCAAATGTATCATCTTTGCAGGCTGGCAGTCCTCTCATGCCTCGGGGAGATACAGATATTCTAATGAAG TTAAAATTAGCTCAGTTGCATCAGCAGCAACAGCAGCAGCAGCAACTGCAACAGCAACAGCAACAGAACAGTAACTCACAGCAACAACAGCTTCAGCAGCATGCACTTTCGAATCAACAGTCACAGAGTTCTAATCCGAGTTTACACCAACAAGATAAAGTTGGTGGAGGTGGAAGTGTCACTGTGGATGGGAGTATGTCAAACTCATTTCGAGGGAATGATCAG GTTTCAAAAAACCAGAATGGAAGAAAGAGAAAACAGCCAGTGTCTTCTTCAGGCCCTGCCAATAGCTCAGGGACAGCAAACACAGCTGGACCTTCGCCTAGTTCTGCACCTTCAACACCATCAACACACACTCCTGGAGATGTGATTTCAATGCCTGCAATGCCTCATAGTGGCAGTTCTTCCAAGCCTTTGATGATGTTTGGTGCTGAGGGTGCTGGTACACTTGCATCACCTTCAAATCAATTG TGGGATGATAAAGATCTTGAATTGCAGGCTGAAATGGATCGATTTGTGGAGGATGGATCTCTTGATGATAACGTTGAGTCTTTTTTATCCCATGATGATACGGATCCTAGAGATGCTGTTGGCCGATGTATGGATGTAACTAAAG GTTTCACATTTATGGAAGTAAATTCTGTTCGAGCAAGCAGTAGCAAAGTTACTTGCTGCCATTTCTCGTCAGACGGAAAGTTACTAGCTACTGGTGGCCATGATAAAAAG GCTGTATTATGGTACACGGACACTTTGAAGCTGAAGTCTACGCTTGAAGAACATTCATGTTTAATTACTGATGTTCGTTTCAGCCCAAGCATGTCACGCCTTGCAACATCTTCATTTGACAAAACTGTCAGAGTCTGGGAAGCTGACAGT CCTGGTTATTCGCTTCGTACATTTGGGGGACATTCTGGTAACGTTATGTCACTTGACTTCCATCCAACTAAGGATGACCTTATCTGCTCTTGTGATGGTGATGGTGAAATACGATACTGGAGTATCAACAACGGGAGCTGTGCAAGAGCTTTCAAG GGTGGTACGGCCCCTGGTACAGCTCAATTGAGATTTCAACCTCGCCTCGGAAAATATCTTGCTGCAGCTGCTGAGAATGTTGTATCTATACTGGACACCGAGACTCAAACTTGCCGGCACTCTTTACAG CAGGGACATACTAAACTGATCCACTCTGTATGCTGGGACCCTTCAGGTGAGCTTCTAGCATCCGTTAGTGAGGACGCTGTTCGAGTTTGGTCCTTTGCGTCAGGCAGTGAAGGGGAATGTGTTCACGAATTGAGCTGTAATGGCAACAAGTTCCACTCTTGTGTTTTCCATCCTTCGTTTCAATCACTGCTCGTAATTGGCTGTTACCAG TCTTTGGAGCTATGGAATATGTCGGAGAATAAGACCATGACATTGTCGGCTCATGAAGGACTCATTGCTGCATTGGCTGTATCACCAGTGACAAGGTTGGTTTCTTCCGCAAGTCATGACAAGTTCGTTAAACTGTGGAAGTGA
- the LOC108479381 gene encoding transcriptional corepressor LEUNIG-like isoform X7, producing MSQTNWEADKMLDVYIHDYLVKRDLKASAQAFQAEGKVSSDPVAIDAPGGFLFEWWSVFWDIFIARTNEKHSEVAASYIETQLIKAREQQQQQQQQQPQHQHQQQQQQQQLQMQQLLLQRHAQQQQQQQQQQQQQQQQQQQQQQQQQQQQQQQQQQQQQQQQQQQQQQQQQQQQQQQQPPQQSQQAQQPQQRRDGSQLLNGNTNGLVGNDTLIRQPAGTANAMATKMYEERLKLPHQRDSLDDAAMKQRYGDNVGQLLDPNHASILKPAAATGPPSGQVLHGTTGGMSPQVQARSQQLPGTTPDIKSEMNPVLNPRAAGPDGSLMGIPGSNQGGNNLTLKGWPLTGLDQLRGGILQPQKSFMQAPQPFHQLQMLTPQHQQLMLAQQNLTSPSGSDDNRRLRMLLNNNRTMGLGKDGLSNSVGDVVPNVSSLQAGSPLMPRGDTDILMKLKLAQLHQQQQQQQQLQQQQQQNSNSQQQQLQQHALSNQQSQSSNPSLHQQDKVGGGGSVTVDGSMSNSFRGNDQNGRKRKQPVSSSGPANSSGTANTAGPSPSSAPSTPSTHTPGDVISMPAMPHSGSSSKPLMMFGAEGAGTLASPSNQLAEMDRFVEDGSLDDNVESFLSHDDTDPRDAVGRCMDVTKGFTFMEVNSVRASSSKVTCCHFSSDGKLLATGGHDKKAVLWYTDTLKLKSTLEEHSCLITDVRFSPSMSRLATSSFDKTVRVWEADSPGYSLRTFGGHSGNVMSLDFHPTKDDLICSCDGDGEIRYWSINNGSCARAFKGGTAPGTAQLRFQPRLGKYLAAAAENVVSILDTETQTCRHSLQQGHTKLIHSVCWDPSGELLASVSEDAVRVWSFASGSEGECVHELSCNGNKFHSCVFHPSFQSLLVIGCYQSLELWNMSENKTMTLSAHEGLIAALAVSPVTRLVSSASHDKFVKLWK from the exons ATGTCTCAAACCAACTGGGAAGCCGATAAAAt GTTAGATGTATATATCCATGATTATTTAGTAAAGAGGGATTTAAAGGCTTCAGCTCAGGCTTTTCAAGCTGAAGGGAAAGTATCATCGGATCCTGTAG CTATCGATGCACCTGGAGGTTTTCTCTTTGAATGGTGGTCTGTTTTTTGGGATATATTCATTGCCAGGACTAATGAGAAGCATTCAGAGGTTGCTGCATCTTATATTGAG ACTCAATTGATTAAAGCACGGGAGCAGCAACAACAGCAACAGCAGCAGCAACCTCAACATCAACATCAACAGCAACAGCAACAGCAACAACTGCAGATGCAACAGCTTTTATTGCAGAGGCATGCCCAACAACAGCAACAACAGCAGCAACAACAGCAGCAACAACAGCAGCAGCAACAGCAACAGCAGCAGCAGCAACAGCAACAACAGCAACAACAGCAGCAACAGCAGCAACAACAGCAGCAACAGCAGCAACAACAGCAGCAACAACAGCAACAGCAACAGCAGCAGCAGCCACCACAGCAGTCCCAGCAGGCACAACAGCCTCAGCAACGAAGGGACGGGTCTCAGCTCCTAAATGGCAATACAAATGGACTTGTTGGAAACGACACTCTCATACGTCAGCCTGCTGGAACTGCTAATGCCATGGCGACTAAGATGTATGAGGAAAGACTAAAATTGCCACATCAAAGGGATTCTTTGGATGATGCAGCTATGAAG CAAAGGTACGGTGACAATGTCGGCCAGCTCTTGGATCCAAATCATGCCTCGATATTGAAGCCTGCAGCTGCAACTGGTCCACCTTCCGG gcAAGTATTGCATGGTACAACTGGTGGTATGTCTCCGCAAGTTCAAGCTCGGAGTCAGCAATTGCCAGGAACAACACCG GATATAAAGAGTGAGATGAATCCAGTATTGAATCCTAGAGCTGCTGGTCCCGATGGATCTTTAATGGGAATTCCAG GGTCAAATCAAGGTGGTAATAATTTAACTTTGAAAGGATGGCCATTAACA GGACTGGACCAACTGCGCGGTGGGATCCTTCAGCCGCAAAAGTCTTTTATGCAAGCTCCTCAGCCCTTTCATCAACTTCAGATGTTGACACCACAGCACCAGCAACTCATGCTTGCTCAGCAGAATCTGACATCACCATCTGGCAGTGATGATAATAGAAGATTGAGAATGCTATTGAATAATAATCGGACCATGGGCCTCGGAAAGGATGGCCTTTCTAATTCTGTTGGTGATGTGGTTCCAAATGTATCATCTTTGCAGGCTGGCAGTCCTCTCATGCCTCGGGGAGATACAGATATTCTAATGAAG TTAAAATTAGCTCAGTTGCATCAGCAGCAACAGCAGCAGCAGCAACTGCAACAGCAACAGCAACAGAACAGTAACTCACAGCAACAACAGCTTCAGCAGCATGCACTTTCGAATCAACAGTCACAGAGTTCTAATCCGAGTTTACACCAACAAGATAAAGTTGGTGGAGGTGGAAGTGTCACTGTGGATGGGAGTATGTCAAACTCATTTCGAGGGAATGATCAG AATGGAAGAAAGAGAAAACAGCCAGTGTCTTCTTCAGGCCCTGCCAATAGCTCAGGGACAGCAAACACAGCTGGACCTTCGCCTAGTTCTGCACCTTCAACACCATCAACACACACTCCTGGAGATGTGATTTCAATGCCTGCAATGCCTCATAGTGGCAGTTCTTCCAAGCCTTTGATGATGTTTGGTGCTGAGGGTGCTGGTACACTTGCATCACCTTCAAATCAATTG GCTGAAATGGATCGATTTGTGGAGGATGGATCTCTTGATGATAACGTTGAGTCTTTTTTATCCCATGATGATACGGATCCTAGAGATGCTGTTGGCCGATGTATGGATGTAACTAAAG GTTTCACATTTATGGAAGTAAATTCTGTTCGAGCAAGCAGTAGCAAAGTTACTTGCTGCCATTTCTCGTCAGACGGAAAGTTACTAGCTACTGGTGGCCATGATAAAAAG GCTGTATTATGGTACACGGACACTTTGAAGCTGAAGTCTACGCTTGAAGAACATTCATGTTTAATTACTGATGTTCGTTTCAGCCCAAGCATGTCACGCCTTGCAACATCTTCATTTGACAAAACTGTCAGAGTCTGGGAAGCTGACAGT CCTGGTTATTCGCTTCGTACATTTGGGGGACATTCTGGTAACGTTATGTCACTTGACTTCCATCCAACTAAGGATGACCTTATCTGCTCTTGTGATGGTGATGGTGAAATACGATACTGGAGTATCAACAACGGGAGCTGTGCAAGAGCTTTCAAG GGTGGTACGGCCCCTGGTACAGCTCAATTGAGATTTCAACCTCGCCTCGGAAAATATCTTGCTGCAGCTGCTGAGAATGTTGTATCTATACTGGACACCGAGACTCAAACTTGCCGGCACTCTTTACAG CAGGGACATACTAAACTGATCCACTCTGTATGCTGGGACCCTTCAGGTGAGCTTCTAGCATCCGTTAGTGAGGACGCTGTTCGAGTTTGGTCCTTTGCGTCAGGCAGTGAAGGGGAATGTGTTCACGAATTGAGCTGTAATGGCAACAAGTTCCACTCTTGTGTTTTCCATCCTTCGTTTCAATCACTGCTCGTAATTGGCTGTTACCAG TCTTTGGAGCTATGGAATATGTCGGAGAATAAGACCATGACATTGTCGGCTCATGAAGGACTCATTGCTGCATTGGCTGTATCACCAGTGACAAGGTTGGTTTCTTCCGCAAGTCATGACAAGTTCGTTAAACTGTGGAAGTGA